From a region of the Paenibacillus sp. R14(2021) genome:
- a CDS encoding UDP-N-acetylglucosamine 1-carboxyvinyltransferase, whose amino-acid sequence MEKLMIRGGRPLRGTVQISGAKNSAVALLPAAILAESTVTLDNLPHLSDVAVYSEILEELGGVVEWSGESIVIDPSAMKSIPMPNGKVKLLRASYYLMGAMLGRFGEATIGMPGGCNFEPRPIDQHIKGFEALGATVSNDHGSIRIVAEELRGAKIYLDVVSVGATINIMLAASRAKGSTIIENAAKEPEIIDVATLLNAMGAKIKGAGTETIRIEGVERMHGCRHSIIPDRIQAGTYMIAAAATRGDVLIDNVIPKHLEAMTAKLQEMGVHVYEMDESIRIVGQPQYEAIDVKALVYPGFATDLQSPMTSLLTQTTGVSILSDYVYSSRFKHVPELTRMGANIRVEGRSAIIEGGPLNAAKVRAADLRAGAALVVAALTVEEGVTEITGVEYIDRGYDNLVENLRMLGADVWRE is encoded by the coding sequence ATGGAAAAGTTGATGATTCGCGGCGGACGTCCGCTGCGCGGCACTGTGCAAATCAGCGGTGCGAAGAATAGTGCGGTTGCGCTGCTGCCCGCAGCTATTTTGGCCGAATCTACGGTAACGCTGGACAATTTGCCGCATCTGAGCGATGTTGCCGTATACAGTGAAATTCTAGAAGAGCTTGGCGGGGTAGTCGAGTGGAGCGGCGAGTCGATTGTTATTGACCCTTCCGCTATGAAGTCCATTCCGATGCCTAATGGTAAGGTGAAACTGCTTCGTGCGTCCTATTATTTGATGGGCGCTATGCTTGGACGCTTCGGTGAAGCGACTATTGGAATGCCTGGGGGCTGCAACTTCGAGCCTCGCCCGATTGATCAGCATATAAAAGGATTTGAAGCGCTTGGTGCGACGGTTTCCAATGATCATGGTTCCATTCGCATCGTGGCGGAGGAGCTGCGCGGCGCCAAAATTTATCTGGACGTTGTCAGTGTAGGGGCAACGATTAATATCATGCTGGCGGCTTCAAGAGCCAAAGGCTCCACAATCATCGAAAACGCGGCAAAAGAGCCTGAAATTATAGATGTAGCTACGCTCCTTAACGCCATGGGCGCGAAGATTAAAGGAGCCGGAACGGAAACGATCCGAATTGAAGGCGTAGAGCGGATGCACGGCTGCCGGCATTCCATCATTCCCGACCGGATTCAAGCGGGTACGTATATGATTGCTGCAGCGGCAACGCGCGGCGACGTACTAATTGACAATGTCATACCGAAGCACTTGGAAGCGATGACGGCGAAGCTTCAGGAGATGGGCGTTCATGTTTACGAAATGGATGAGTCGATTCGCATCGTCGGACAGCCCCAATATGAAGCGATTGACGTAAAAGCTCTCGTTTACCCCGGATTCGCCACGGACCTGCAGTCTCCGATGACAAGCCTGCTTACGCAAACGACCGGCGTCAGCATTCTGAGCGATTACGTCTACAGCAGCCGGTTTAAGCATGTGCCGGAATTGACGCGAATGGGCGCGAATATTCGCGTAGAAGGGCGCTCGGCGATTATTGAAGGCGGGCCGCTTAACGCAGCGAAGGTCCGTGCGGCCGATCTTCGCGCAGGTGCCGCACTCGTCGTAGCGGCGCTGACGGTGGAAGAAGGCGTAACGGAAATTACCGGCGTTGAATATATCGACCGGGGGTATGACAACCTGGTTGAGAATTTGCGCATGCTCGGCGCCGATGTTTGGCGCGAATAG
- the rho gene encoding transcription termination factor Rho: MSELQITDLEVMKLTELYKLAKQHQIQGYGQLKKRELIFAILRAQAEQSGLMFMQGVLEILPEGFGFLRPINYLPSPEDIYISASQIRKFDLRTGDLVSGKCRAPKENERFFGLLQVNAVNGESPEHAAERLHFPALTPLYPEKKLVLETAQPKLSTRIMDLLAPVGLGQRGLIVAPPKAGKTLLIKEIANSISTNNPEIELFVLLIDERPEEVTDMSRSVKGEVVASTFDELPENHIKVAELVLERALRLVEHKKDVVILLDSITRLARAYNLVVPASGRTLSGGIDPAAFHRPKRFFGSARNVEEGGSLTILATALIDTGSRMDDIIYEEFKGTGNMELHLDRKLADRRIFPALDIRRSGTRREEMLLTKEELDKVWAIRKNMNDSIEFIDGFLKKLADTKNNEEFLASLDTSGVTPPPAPRGRPNTGSSTSGSTGSGGSASRRPAARSTSTT; encoded by the coding sequence ATGTCTGAACTTCAGATCACAGATCTTGAAGTCATGAAGCTCACAGAGCTTTATAAGCTGGCCAAACAGCACCAGATTCAGGGCTATGGCCAATTGAAGAAGAGAGAATTGATTTTCGCGATTTTACGAGCACAAGCTGAACAAAGCGGTCTAATGTTTATGCAGGGCGTACTTGAAATTTTACCGGAAGGCTTTGGGTTTCTGCGTCCCATCAACTATTTGCCAAGCCCCGAAGATATCTACATTTCAGCCTCACAAATCCGCAAGTTTGATCTTCGCACTGGTGATTTAGTATCCGGCAAGTGCCGGGCTCCTAAAGAAAACGAAAGATTTTTCGGACTGCTTCAAGTGAATGCCGTCAACGGAGAAAGCCCCGAACACGCTGCGGAACGACTTCATTTTCCAGCCCTGACTCCTCTCTATCCCGAGAAGAAACTCGTTCTCGAAACCGCCCAGCCTAAACTTTCAACGCGTATTATGGATTTGCTCGCACCCGTCGGCTTAGGCCAGCGCGGACTGATCGTTGCGCCTCCCAAGGCAGGGAAGACGCTGCTGATCAAGGAAATCGCCAACAGCATTTCTACGAATAATCCCGAGATTGAGCTCTTTGTGCTGCTGATCGACGAGCGTCCGGAGGAAGTGACGGATATGTCGCGTTCCGTGAAAGGCGAGGTAGTGGCTTCGACGTTCGACGAATTGCCGGAGAACCATATCAAAGTGGCGGAGCTTGTATTGGAACGGGCGCTTCGGCTTGTAGAGCACAAGAAGGATGTCGTCATTCTGCTGGACAGCATTACTCGCCTTGCGCGCGCATACAACCTTGTCGTGCCGGCATCCGGCCGCACGCTGAGCGGCGGTATCGATCCTGCGGCATTCCACCGTCCGAAACGCTTCTTTGGTTCGGCTCGGAACGTGGAAGAGGGTGGAAGCCTGACGATTTTGGCGACAGCCTTGATCGACACAGGCTCGCGCATGGACGACATCATTTATGAAGAATTTAAAGGAACGGGCAATATGGAGCTGCACTTGGACCGGAAACTTGCGGACCGCCGTATTTTCCCGGCATTGGATATCCGCCGTTCCGGGACGCGCCGCGAAGAGATGCTGCTGACCAAAGAAGAGCTTGATAAAGTATGGGCGATTCGGAAGAATATGAATGATTCCATCGAATTCATTGACGGCTTCTTGAAGAAGCTTGCGGATACGAAGAACAACGAAGAGTTCCTTGCCTCCTTGGATACGTCCGGGGTTACACCGCCGCCGGCGCCTAGAGGCAGACCGAATACAGGAAGCAGCACGAGCGGAAGCACGGGCTCAGGGGGCAGTGCCTCCAGACGTCCTGCAGCACGTTCCACGTCAACCACGTAA
- a CDS encoding radical SAM protein, with protein MNLVYADEQGNLFDHPDWTALGRSGDMVVELMEDELIPLPDGATMVGLPHTRPIGIHTASGEMRPLPGNVQAVGALLPQGYTRLCIPGYMKTDKSHKLPLFGYSAVVWKDGGFYVAAQKTDDPERWNPLNCDPQELNVGVERLLAKYPENRLYQHLSNCALGYECLTASNTFLQRWEGAVPVSFSCNAGCYGCISEQPDDSGFVAPQTRMNFKPQVQEIVDVMMEHLNAPDSIISFGQGCEGEPSTQARIIIDAMREVRSRTSLGYININTNAGLTDHIRGIVDAGLNLMRVSTISALDEHYNAYYKPRGYSLANVEKSIRYASDKGVYTSINYLIFPGVTDREEEIEAMLGFVKRTGLKLIQMRNLNIDPESYLELIPKAKGEIYGMKQMLEIFADELPDVVIGSYTHVPPAPVRQQL; from the coding sequence ATGAATCTTGTTTATGCAGATGAACAAGGCAACTTGTTTGATCATCCCGATTGGACGGCGCTTGGCCGCAGCGGCGATATGGTTGTTGAACTGATGGAGGATGAACTGATTCCTCTTCCGGACGGCGCAACCATGGTCGGCTTGCCGCATACGCGGCCGATCGGTATTCATACCGCATCAGGTGAAATGCGTCCGCTGCCGGGCAATGTCCAGGCTGTCGGTGCATTATTGCCGCAAGGCTATACCCGCTTGTGCATTCCGGGCTATATGAAGACGGACAAGTCGCACAAGCTTCCGCTGTTTGGCTACTCCGCTGTCGTTTGGAAGGATGGCGGCTTCTACGTTGCTGCGCAGAAGACCGATGATCCGGAGCGGTGGAATCCACTCAATTGCGATCCGCAGGAGCTTAACGTCGGCGTTGAACGCCTGCTTGCCAAATACCCGGAGAACCGTCTTTACCAGCACCTGTCGAACTGTGCGCTCGGCTACGAATGCCTGACGGCCTCCAATACGTTCCTGCAGCGCTGGGAAGGCGCCGTTCCGGTATCTTTCTCCTGCAATGCGGGCTGTTACGGCTGCATTTCTGAACAGCCGGACGACAGCGGCTTTGTGGCGCCGCAAACGCGCATGAACTTTAAGCCGCAAGTCCAAGAAATCGTTGATGTGATGATGGAGCATTTGAACGCGCCGGATTCCATCATCAGCTTCGGACAAGGCTGCGAAGGCGAGCCCTCCACGCAGGCAAGAATTATTATCGATGCCATGCGCGAAGTGCGAAGCCGTACGTCGCTCGGATATATCAATATCAATACCAATGCCGGTCTGACCGACCATATTCGCGGCATCGTCGATGCAGGCCTAAACTTAATGCGCGTCAGCACCATCAGCGCGCTCGATGAGCACTACAATGCGTACTACAAGCCAAGGGGCTATTCGCTTGCGAATGTCGAGAAGTCGATTCGGTACGCTTCGGACAAGGGCGTTTATACGTCGATCAACTATTTAATTTTCCCTGGCGTCACGGATCGGGAAGAGGAGATCGAAGCGATGCTCGGCTTTGTGAAACGGACGGGATTAAAGCTGATCCAAATGCGCAACCTTAATATCGATCCCGAGAGCTATTTGGAGCTGATTCCGAAGGCGAAGGGTGAGATTTACGGCATGAAGCAAATGCTGGAGATTTTCGCGGACGAGCTCCCGGATGTTGTCATCGGTTCGTACACGCATGTGCCCCCGGCACCGGTGAGGCAGCAGCTGTAA
- the rpmE gene encoding 50S ribosomal protein L31, with amino-acid sequence MKQGIHPTYHVTTVTCACGNSFESGSIKQNLRVEICSACHPFFTGKQKFLDAGGRVDKFKKKYGI; translated from the coding sequence ATGAAACAAGGTATTCATCCGACATACCACGTCACGACAGTAACTTGCGCTTGCGGCAACAGCTTTGAGTCTGGTTCGATTAAACAGAACCTGCGCGTAGAGATTTGCTCCGCATGTCACCCATTCTTCACGGGTAAGCAGAAGTTCCTGGATGCCGGCGGCCGCGTCGACAAATTCAAGAAAAAATACGGAATCTAA
- a CDS encoding ATP-binding protein, translating to MNAQFLKHTGYTESNVLHNRMTMLTDSELFKGGPEPFIPALAGSLLQANQDTTSFRIRKADGSSMCTAAKPMIAQTEQGLRCVLFLYNQDQAQDGNLIERFGETMLRDQHIGVILLHAESLHILEISPLACQLLGVTKSSVVNEPLSAFFADSMNEYKLICNALLSGEHVRNYPMTWRHGEKQTELLMDVGLLHSDRFVKEGAYIIFKDVTNLRSLETQVQRSDRLAMIGQIAAGAAHEIRNPLTAIRGFLQMFRKTMDENGMRKEKGYTEIMLNELDRINHLVGEFLLLSKPKEAVTSWIQVGDVLRGIMPVVSSEALLHNVSIQWDEGLELPRVMADGELLKQVFLNLCKNGIEAMTEGGTLSVRGYADQSTKPPQLFIEIEDTGPGIPPHLVDKIFDPFVTTKQNGTGLGLSVCQRILHDFGGTIKAAAREKGALFTVVLPC from the coding sequence ATGAATGCACAGTTTCTCAAGCATACGGGATACACGGAGTCGAACGTATTGCACAACAGAATGACAATGCTGACAGACAGTGAGCTGTTTAAGGGCGGGCCTGAGCCATTTATTCCGGCGCTGGCGGGCAGCTTGCTGCAAGCGAATCAGGATACGACCTCGTTCCGAATCCGCAAGGCTGACGGCAGCAGCATGTGCACAGCGGCAAAGCCGATGATTGCCCAAACGGAACAAGGCCTCCGATGCGTGCTTTTTTTATACAACCAAGATCAAGCGCAAGATGGCAATCTCATCGAACGTTTTGGCGAAACCATGCTTAGGGACCAGCATATCGGTGTTATTTTGCTGCATGCGGAGTCACTGCACATCTTGGAAATAAGTCCGCTCGCCTGCCAGCTTCTTGGTGTAACTAAGTCATCGGTCGTCAACGAGCCGCTGTCTGCGTTTTTCGCGGATTCCATGAACGAATACAAGCTAATCTGCAATGCGCTTTTGAGCGGCGAGCACGTTCGCAATTATCCGATGACTTGGCGTCATGGGGAGAAGCAGACTGAACTGCTGATGGATGTGGGCCTGCTGCACAGCGACAGATTTGTCAAGGAAGGCGCGTATATCATATTCAAGGACGTCACGAACTTAAGATCGCTCGAAACGCAGGTACAGCGAAGCGACAGGCTCGCCATGATCGGGCAAATTGCAGCTGGAGCCGCGCATGAGATTCGCAATCCGCTCACGGCAATAAGGGGATTTCTCCAAATGTTCCGCAAGACGATGGACGAGAACGGTATGCGCAAAGAAAAAGGATATACCGAAATCATGCTGAATGAGCTCGACCGAATTAACCATCTAGTAGGTGAGTTTCTGCTGCTCAGCAAACCCAAGGAAGCCGTGACCAGCTGGATTCAGGTCGGCGACGTGCTTCGCGGCATTATGCCGGTCGTTTCGTCGGAGGCGCTGCTGCACAACGTATCGATACAATGGGATGAAGGGCTGGAGCTGCCGCGGGTGATGGCTGATGGAGAGCTGCTGAAGCAGGTTTTTCTGAATTTGTGCAAGAACGGGATCGAGGCGATGACGGAAGGTGGGACGTTAAGCGTTCGGGGATATGCAGATCAGAGTACCAAACCGCCGCAGCTCTTCATTGAAATCGAGGATACGGGTCCGGGGATCCCGCCTCATTTGGTCGATAAAATCTTCGACCCTTTCGTGACGACGAAGCAGAACGGTACAGGTTTAGGCTTGTCGGTCTGCCAGCGGATTCTGCATGATTTTGGCGGTACAATTAAAGCAGCAGCTAGAGAAAAGGGCGCTCTGTTCACTGTCGTGCTGCCGTGCTGA
- the dnaX gene encoding DNA polymerase III subunit gamma/tau, giving the protein MSHIALYRAWRPQTFQDMVGQQHIIQTLQNAIREQRVSHAYLFNGPRGTGKTTTAKVLAKAINCESGPSPEPCNVCDACRGITAGTIMDVVEIDAASNRGIDEIRDIRDKVRYAPSEVRFKVYIIDEVHMLTSEAFNALLKTLEEPPAHVIFILATTEPHKLPATIISRCQRFDFRQVSLPEQTNRLRQICTEEGISAEEDALAYIARLSDGGMRDAISLLEQVSAYGGAHITLNAAVDVTGGLAAEQFEQLAEAVRDRDAGAIMPLVEGLMQAGKSADKCLENLVYYFRDLLVLKLAPQGKASTERIVDQDKYRQMAAAFSSELLFRMIDVLNQYQLEIRHSALPQTILEVALMKVCTLQENGSLPATESKSTAQAPGNEAASGEVQRLQQRIDALERKIEQLLQTGVRPDGGSASASSEQGSSSRGAKSSSFGAKSGSASGGGSIARVKLDPFLAAADSQATGQVRMKWADILQRVKGHNISTHAWFVNGDPVAAADNTILVAFKNSIHRETTEKPANRDVIEHVLNEAFGRPIRLATVMLKEWQTATENGPAPAGELLMLQQDESGGAPPEPEWVEEAVKLFGEDLVVVEDK; this is encoded by the coding sequence ATGTCACATATCGCCTTATACCGTGCTTGGCGTCCGCAGACGTTCCAGGACATGGTCGGCCAGCAGCATATTATTCAAACGCTTCAAAATGCGATCCGCGAGCAGCGGGTGTCGCATGCGTATTTATTCAACGGGCCCAGAGGCACGGGGAAAACAACAACGGCGAAAGTGTTGGCGAAAGCAATCAACTGCGAAAGCGGCCCATCACCTGAGCCTTGCAACGTTTGTGACGCTTGCCGCGGCATTACGGCCGGCACTATCATGGATGTGGTTGAGATCGATGCCGCATCCAACCGAGGGATCGATGAGATTCGGGATATCCGGGATAAAGTGCGGTATGCCCCGTCAGAAGTTCGCTTTAAAGTGTATATTATAGATGAAGTCCACATGCTGACATCAGAGGCATTTAATGCGCTGCTCAAGACACTGGAAGAGCCCCCTGCACATGTGATTTTCATTCTGGCTACAACGGAACCGCATAAGCTGCCTGCGACAATTATCTCCCGCTGTCAGCGTTTTGATTTCCGGCAAGTGTCTCTTCCGGAACAGACGAATCGTCTTCGTCAGATTTGTACGGAAGAAGGCATTTCAGCCGAAGAGGATGCGCTTGCCTACATTGCAAGGCTGTCGGACGGCGGCATGCGGGATGCAATCAGTCTGCTGGAGCAGGTCTCTGCTTACGGCGGTGCGCATATCACGCTTAACGCAGCCGTGGACGTTACCGGCGGGCTAGCCGCCGAACAGTTCGAGCAGCTGGCGGAAGCGGTTCGAGACAGGGATGCAGGCGCGATTATGCCGCTCGTCGAAGGCTTGATGCAAGCAGGCAAAAGCGCGGATAAATGCCTGGAGAACCTGGTCTATTATTTCCGCGATTTGCTGGTGCTGAAGCTGGCGCCGCAGGGGAAGGCGTCAACGGAGCGTATCGTCGATCAGGACAAATACCGGCAGATGGCAGCCGCGTTCAGCTCGGAGCTGTTATTTCGGATGATTGACGTGCTGAATCAATACCAGCTGGAGATCAGGCACTCGGCACTGCCGCAAACGATATTAGAAGTCGCCCTTATGAAAGTATGCACCCTGCAGGAGAACGGCAGCTTGCCGGCAACGGAGTCAAAAAGCACAGCGCAGGCGCCGGGGAACGAAGCCGCAAGCGGTGAGGTGCAGCGTCTGCAGCAGCGAATCGATGCACTGGAACGCAAGATTGAACAGCTGCTCCAGACCGGTGTAAGGCCGGACGGCGGCAGCGCTTCCGCAAGCAGCGAACAAGGAAGCTCTTCCCGTGGAGCCAAAAGCTCCAGCTTTGGCGCGAAGAGCGGATCGGCCAGCGGGGGCGGTTCAATTGCACGCGTTAAACTGGATCCATTCCTTGCAGCCGCGGACAGTCAGGCCACAGGCCAAGTTCGCATGAAGTGGGCCGACATCCTGCAGCGCGTGAAAGGTCATAATATTTCCACGCATGCATGGTTTGTGAATGGAGACCCCGTTGCAGCCGCGGACAACACGATCCTCGTGGCGTTCAAGAATTCTATCCATCGCGAGACGACAGAGAAGCCCGCGAACCGCGATGTAATTGAGCATGTATTGAACGAGGCGTTCGGTCGGCCGATCCGGCTTGCGACGGTTATGCTGAAGGAATGGCAGACGGCAACCGAGAACGGACCTGCTCCGGCGGGAGAACTGCTCATGCTGCAGCAGGATGAGTCAGGCGGTGCCCCTCCGGAACCGGAATGGGTGGAAGAGGCCGTGAAGCTCTTCGGGGAAGATCTGGTTGTCGTGGAAGACAAGTAA